In Thunnus thynnus chromosome 17, fThuThy2.1, whole genome shotgun sequence, the genomic window TGGCTGAGAGACAGCCAATGGATGAGGAGAACGACCGCTTGAGAGACATCGTCATGTCCTTGCGCTCGGCCATGGCCACAGAGCGGTCCAAGAGGGAGGGCGCTGAGCGGGagtgtgctgctgtgctgcatgAGTTTGAGCGTCTGGAACAGCGTCTGTTAGGAGCAGAGGGCTGCCAGCTGAGAGTTCAGGAGCTGGAAGCTGAGCTCCATGAGATGCAGCAGCTGAGGAAGTCCAGGGTGTGTCTGATTGGGGGCATGGAAGACGGCCTGGAGACGCTGCTCAGCAACGGCCCTGAGACAGACACCCCAGACGAGGGCGTGGGGCTGGAGGGCGGAGGTGATGGAGGTGCTGGGGAGGCGGGGGGCTCGGGGCAGCAGGGAGGCCCAGTGAGGAAAAGCTGCAGTGATACAGCTCTGAACGCCATCTCCGCCCGGGATGCCTCAGGCAGGCGTCAGGTCACTTACACCCTCCACGCCAACGGCACTCGCAAACGTGGCATGTCCATCCTGAGGGAGGTGGACGAGCAGTACCACGCCTTGCTGGAGAAGTACGAGGAGCTGCTGGGGAAGTGCCGGCGTCACGAGGAGAGCCTGTGCCACGCCGGGGTGCAGACTTCGCGGCCCGTCTCCAGGGACCCCTCCATGAAAGAGTACAGCATGGTCTGCGCAGGGCCTTCGACATCGGGTGCAGTCGCCGCTCCTCCCACGCCCCCTCAAACTCCCTCCACCCCGGAAGCCCTGGAGGGGATCAGCAGGcaagtggagcaggtggacaaACGGCTCAGCCAGAACACGCCCGAGTACAAGGCGCTGTTCAAAGAGATCTTCTCCCGCTTGCAGAAGACCAAGAGTGACATGAACTCCACCAAGGGCAGGAAGTCGAACAAATGAGCCGCTCATTATGACAGCTACTGATACTACATGCACTGAAAACAGTCATTACACAGGACGCTGACTCTTTTATCTTAATTTACCTCTCAGTTCTTCTTGTTTAACGATTAGTCACTCGTGACTTAATGCAGTCGGGTGATTCATTTGAAGCTGCCAAATGTTATATTTCACTACAGGGCTGAAAGATTGTTGACGTGGTAAACAAGTGTGAGTGAACGAGATGCCTTTTTCTGACAAATACTAAGAACGAAaggttttgtttctgtctttggaCAATCTAGTATGTGTTTGTTATTGAGATGTTCTGATGAAGAAGGATTTACTACTATtgccatttttttaatttatagaaaactgattaaactaagtaattaatataaaatgaaaagaaacaacgCTCTTGCACTCTGGAACTTATTACTGAATGGCATTTGAAGCATGTATCTATTAAACACAATGTGCTAATTTGGTTTTTAAAAGCAGGTAGAAACTAAATCGTACAAGCTTTTTTGACCAGCTTGAGGTACtttaaaaaagcaacagaaagaaatgatttgtagactctgtgtgtgtgcgtgcgtgtgtgtgtgtattttcaatttGTTGGATGGTGCAAATCCATCAAGACGGCTGCCAAAGTGTATTGTGCATAAGTGTTAGATGGGGTTTTGTTTATTAGATCTGGCGAAGGAGACGGAGACAcctctgtggtgttttttttgttttgttttttttcccagcatgcattacAAGCTACAGAGGGCTTAATGAGCTGCATCTGTGCCGCAGGGATTTCTATGACAATATACTCTGTTCTACACTGTGCTATCACATTGTCAAAGTTGTTGAAGTTTTCTGTTaattaaaataagaaacataTTGACCATGTTCTTTTTTTGGTGCTCAGGGAGGCAACAATTCAAAACCTTGAACGGGTGGAAGCAGAAAActctgaataaaaaacaaacaccacacacacacatgcaggcccAGTCTGAACACTTTAATGTGAACACAGGAGATCAGTAAACTGAGGGTAATACAAGTAGCACACATTGAGTCAAACCCAACCTATAGAGGAAACATCAGTCCATGACATGTGCGAGCTGAATGAAGCTCTGGAGGCTTCATTCACATTTTATGGagtgtacaaaaaaaatatggcaGGATGTGTTAACCGTCGGTGTCTGGTTGGGGACTGATGTCTCTACACTGGTTCAGAAGTCAATTACAGACAACATTTTCACCTCGCTGACGGCGAGCGCAGAGCGCTGCCGAGTCAGCGGGAGCAGCATGTAGTTGTAAGAGACCGGAGGCACAGTCAGCAACGGTAATCCTAAACTTGAGTAATACGAGGTGAGCGGTTTTAACAGCCCTTGATTTCAATTCAGGAAGGAACTATGGTAACATCAGATGATACAAAACCCTAAGTGTTGTTGTGaatgatctaaaaaaaaaaaagaaaaaaaaaagtgaatttaacATCATCAGACAAGTGCTTTTACAAATCATCAACCTGAAATAAAAGGTGTTTTAAGTCCTTATTCCTGATTCTCTATTGATGTGTTACAAGTAGTTAAAAACAGGCTCACATGATGGTCTGGCAAATATAATATGAAGGCAAATGGCTCAACTAGGTTTGTCTATTTCTTCCTCCAACTATAAGGTTTTTTTGTTAAGGCCACATggctgctaaaaaaaaacaaaaaactgccaAAATACCCTGATCAGGAGAGGAACAGCTGCACCTAGAGCAAGGGGTCACAAGGGGTCAGAGGTAATTTTGTTTAACCCTCGGTTCTCTCAGCAGACTCTGTAGGGCGATAAacgatttgaaaaaaaaagagatctgGCCTAAATTCCAAATAATTTACCAAGACCCTGGTACAAATAATCTGCTCAAAGGCTTTAGGAGGGCTGTGTCTGAGAGTTGTGTCCAGCAAAGATTGCTCAATGACCGTACAGTGGCCCCCGTACATACAGCACTACTGCTTCCTATACAACCCTTTCCAAGGCAGATCATGGTAGTCGTACAAAACAATCGATGAATAAT contains:
- the cdr2l gene encoding cerebellar degeneration-related protein 2-like isoform X2; amino-acid sequence: MYINNEEQVQEIEYLSKQLEMLREMNEQHAKVYEQLDVTARELEITNEKLVLESKASQQKIDRLTGTMETLQSQVDSLTSRVEELRTLEELRVRRERKERRKTVHSFPCLKELCTAPRYEDGFLLANPGSVDLAERQPMDEENDRLRDIVMSLRSAMATERSKREGAERECAAVLHEFERLEQRLLGAEGCQLRVQELEAELHEMQQLRKSRVCLIGGMEDGLETLLSNGPETDTPDEGVGLEGGGDGGAGEAGGSGQQGGPVRKSCSDTALNAISARDASGRRQVTYTLHANGTRKRGMSILREVDEQYHALLEKYEELLGKCRRHEESLCHAGVQTSRPVSRDPSMKEYSMVCAGPSTSGAVAAPPTPPQTPSTPEALEGISRQVEQVDKRLSQNTPEYKALFKEIFSRLQKTKSDMNSTKGRKSNK
- the cdr2l gene encoding cerebellar degeneration-related protein 2-like isoform X1; translation: MLRAGRMEEFVTEEEEPWYDQRDLEQDLHLAAELGKTLLERNKELEDSLQQMYINNEEQVQEIEYLSKQLEMLREMNEQHAKVYEQLDVTARELEITNEKLVLESKASQQKIDRLTGTMETLQSQVDSLTSRVEELRTLEELRVRRERKERRKTVHSFPCLKELCTAPRYEDGFLLANPGSVDLAERQPMDEENDRLRDIVMSLRSAMATERSKREGAERECAAVLHEFERLEQRLLGAEGCQLRVQELEAELHEMQQLRKSRVCLIGGMEDGLETLLSNGPETDTPDEGVGLEGGGDGGAGEAGGSGQQGGPVRKSCSDTALNAISARDASGRRQVTYTLHANGTRKRGMSILREVDEQYHALLEKYEELLGKCRRHEESLCHAGVQTSRPVSRDPSMKEYSMVCAGPSTSGAVAAPPTPPQTPSTPEALEGISRQVEQVDKRLSQNTPEYKALFKEIFSRLQKTKSDMNSTKGRKSNK